One genomic window of Phycisphaerae bacterium includes the following:
- a CDS encoding LacI family transcriptional regulator encodes MARDAGYKQSEGSKPTIYSLAREAGVSIATVSRALRDDPAVSPATRQQIQDLARQLGYRRSPLATRLAGGKTGMIAMVLPTVRNPFYAALAGAVMTEARKSDHEVLIAYAEIDAAHERHILETFRQAHVDGYIVVPQFWAENRDVAAALTREPGGRPVVVRDELDPDDPFDAIYVDMQRAACEATGYLIRLGHRRIAYLGYSTAQPSGGRPAGFAQAMQNAGLDVRFQHIGCGTYVEHACAAARQLLADYRPTALVVQSDYHAQGVLRAAAEMGLSVPRDLSVISFDGIELAGYGTVPLTTMAQPLDDVAAALVQCLLDRIKGDNSPPRRQLFPMRMIERNSTAPPP; translated from the coding sequence ATGGCGAGAGATGCCGGTTATAAACAATCAGAAGGATCAAAGCCCACCATCTACAGCCTGGCACGCGAGGCCGGGGTGTCCATCGCCACCGTCTCGCGGGCACTGAGGGATGACCCAGCGGTCAGTCCCGCCACGCGCCAGCAGATTCAGGACCTCGCCCGCCAACTCGGCTATCGGCGCTCGCCTTTGGCCACGCGACTAGCCGGCGGCAAGACCGGTATGATTGCCATGGTCCTGCCGACCGTCCGCAATCCGTTCTACGCCGCTCTCGCCGGCGCCGTCATGACCGAGGCCCGCAAGTCGGATCATGAAGTCCTGATCGCCTACGCCGAGATCGACGCCGCCCATGAGCGGCACATCCTCGAAACGTTCCGTCAGGCCCACGTCGACGGTTACATCGTCGTGCCGCAGTTCTGGGCTGAGAACCGCGATGTGGCCGCCGCCCTCACCCGCGAACCTGGCGGCCGGCCGGTGGTGGTCCGTGACGAACTCGATCCGGATGATCCCTTCGACGCCATTTACGTGGACATGCAGCGGGCTGCTTGCGAGGCGACCGGCTACCTGATCCGCCTCGGTCACCGCCGCATCGCCTACCTGGGCTATTCGACCGCTCAGCCGTCCGGCGGACGGCCCGCCGGATTTGCCCAGGCCATGCAGAATGCGGGCCTCGACGTGCGGTTCCAACACATTGGTTGCGGAACCTATGTCGAACACGCCTGTGCCGCCGCGCGACAGCTCCTGGCCGACTATCGCCCAACCGCTCTGGTCGTCCAGTCCGACTACCACGCTCAGGGTGTCCTTCGCGCCGCAGCCGAAATGGGGCTCAGCGTCCCTCGCGATCTGTCCGTCATCTCCTTCGACGGCATCGAACTCGCCGGCTACGGCACCGTCCCCCTGACCACCATGGCCCAGCCGCTCGACGACGTGGCCGCCGCCCTTGTCCAGTGCCTGCTCGATCGCATCAAAGGCGACAACTCGCCTCCACGCCGCCAACTCTTCCCGATGCGCATGATCGAACGCAATTCGACCGCTCCTCCGCCCTGA
- a CDS encoding prepilin-type N-terminal cleavage/methylation domain-containing protein, with translation MNRRGFTLIELLVVVAIIAVLVAILLPALAEARNSARLVECKTQEREMGKALYLYALDHYDWLPRYTSSLRMLYYGNDWICNDHGIPSEGRYKWVAHGLTVGLKYLNVNEQKYFWCPADDSSEKDSWSNVYDWRYGWCSKPCGYSYIGGIYLAAGKRDKITDNPNRMILTERSVFGYTDWHRGLITALYLDGSVEALPMEPLIGKQWYWVLMDRVALNPED, from the coding sequence ATGAACAGACGAGGATTTACATTGATCGAACTCCTGGTCGTCGTCGCGATCATCGCCGTACTGGTGGCGATCCTCCTGCCGGCTCTCGCCGAGGCCCGGAACTCGGCGAGACTCGTGGAATGTAAGACCCAGGAACGGGAAATGGGCAAGGCGCTCTACCTGTACGCCCTTGACCACTACGACTGGCTGCCGAGATACACGTCGTCGCTCCGCATGCTGTACTACGGCAACGACTGGATATGCAACGATCATGGGATTCCTTCGGAAGGACGCTACAAGTGGGTCGCCCACGGTCTGACCGTTGGCCTGAAGTACCTGAATGTCAATGAGCAGAAGTACTTCTGGTGTCCCGCCGACGACAGTTCGGAGAAAGACTCCTGGAGCAATGTGTATGACTGGCGGTATGGCTGGTGCTCCAAGCCGTGCGGCTACAGCTATATCGGGGGCATCTATCTGGCGGCGGGAAAGCGGGACAAAATCACTGACAACCCGAACCGGATGATCCTGACCGAGCGCAGCGTCTTCGGATACACCGATTGGCACCGGGGCCTGATCACCGCCCTCTACCTGGATGGAAGCGTTGAGGCCCTGCCAATGGAGCCTTTGATCGGCAAACAATGGTACTGGGTCTTGATGGACCGCGTCGCCTTGAATCCGGAAGATTAA
- a CDS encoding prepilin-type N-terminal cleavage/methylation domain-containing protein — MRIAKPKAHGRYVPSGCAAGHRSAGFTLIELLVVVAIIAVLVAILLPALQSARESARGIQCMANLRFWSLEMLKYNQEANEYFYRYRDFVQYPWNPPGVMDWGSWYVEHYGYYTQWDLHLPMLKCPTVRRPANTYWDMSIDYGLNAWLGYAGSPMWSRYEYVRTHQVEQPDMCATFADIPGPDPAYYQEDMINKVRTFFVFDTSSSNGIMFPAYRHNHRANFFFVDGHGQSYDVGIQPLYSRDGLWNWAGPMALPFGRSLW, encoded by the coding sequence ATGAGGATCGCAAAACCAAAGGCTCACGGACGATACGTTCCTTCGGGGTGCGCAGCCGGCCACAGGTCGGCGGGATTCACCCTCATCGAGCTCCTGGTCGTCGTGGCCATCATCGCCGTGCTGGTCGCCATACTGCTGCCCGCGCTGCAGAGCGCGCGGGAAAGCGCAAGAGGAATCCAGTGCATGGCCAATCTTCGGTTCTGGAGCCTGGAGATGCTCAAGTACAACCAGGAGGCCAACGAGTACTTCTACCGCTACCGGGATTTCGTTCAGTACCCCTGGAATCCACCCGGAGTCATGGACTGGGGTTCGTGGTACGTCGAGCACTACGGCTACTACACGCAGTGGGATCTGCACCTGCCGATGCTCAAGTGCCCGACGGTTCGCAGACCGGCCAACACCTACTGGGATATGTCCATCGACTACGGCCTCAACGCCTGGCTGGGATACGCCGGGTCGCCGATGTGGTCCAGATACGAATACGTCAGGACTCACCAGGTGGAACAGCCGGACATGTGCGCCACGTTCGCCGACATTCCCGGACCTGATCCGGCCTACTATCAAGAGGACATGATCAACAAGGTCCGCACCTTCTTTGTCTTCGATACCAGCAGCTCCAACGGCATCATGTTTCCCGCCTATCGCCACAACCATAGGGCGAATTTCTTCTTCGTGGATGGCCACGGGCAATCCTACGACGTGGGCATTCAGCCGCTCTATTCGAGAGATGGACTGTGGAACTGGGCCGGTCCGATGGCGCTGCCGTTCGGACGAAGCTTATGGTGA
- a CDS encoding LacI family transcriptional regulator: MGKANGVSNRVTIEQVAQAVGVAKSTVSHAFSGQRPISASVRRRIFEAAERLNYRPHYAAQALASRRTMNIGVLIRRMTDHFCPAHLQAVEEAAAKRGYRLTLGITGDDPEKMRTYLESFSNGQADGVLVHTATVSEEVIADLARQGYPVATPLRIIPGYEELCPIAIDLGTTFARLLEYLYSLGHREFGFIMGLPSDVPERHQQILRFIDEKGLSHSDDRMVANLVSMEAAESATMALLNRCPQITAVVSSNDELAFGAMVAAHGCGLRVPDDLTITGVDDVPIGRYCIPSLTTVRIPIPEISTAEVNNLVDRIEGKPSASMTRVRTELLIRGSSGPPRTRDARKTQENTP, from the coding sequence ATGGGCAAGGCGAACGGCGTCAGTAATCGAGTGACCATCGAGCAGGTGGCCCAGGCGGTAGGGGTGGCTAAGAGTACGGTCAGCCACGCCTTCAGCGGGCAGCGCCCCATCAGCGCCTCGGTCCGCCGACGCATCTTCGAGGCGGCTGAGCGACTTAACTACCGCCCGCACTACGCCGCTCAGGCCCTGGCCAGCCGGCGGACCATGAACATCGGGGTCCTGATCCGCCGCATGACCGACCATTTCTGCCCCGCCCACCTCCAAGCCGTCGAAGAGGCAGCCGCCAAACGCGGCTACCGTCTGACCCTCGGCATCACCGGCGACGACCCCGAAAAAATGCGGACCTACCTCGAGAGCTTCAGCAACGGCCAAGCCGACGGCGTGCTCGTTCATACCGCCACGGTGTCCGAAGAGGTCATTGCCGATCTGGCTCGCCAGGGATATCCGGTGGCGACCCCGCTTCGCATCATTCCCGGCTATGAGGAGCTTTGTCCGATCGCCATCGACCTCGGCACGACCTTTGCCCGCCTCCTGGAGTACCTCTACTCTCTGGGCCACCGCGAGTTCGGCTTCATCATGGGCCTGCCCTCCGACGTCCCCGAACGCCACCAGCAGATATTGCGATTCATCGACGAAAAAGGCCTTTCCCACAGTGACGACCGGATGGTGGCGAATCTTGTCTCGATGGAGGCGGCGGAGTCGGCGACGATGGCTCTACTGAACCGCTGTCCGCAAATCACAGCCGTCGTCAGCAGCAATGACGAACTGGCCTTTGGGGCCATGGTCGCCGCCCACGGATGCGGCCTTCGTGTCCCGGACGATCTGACCATCACCGGCGTGGACGACGTGCCCATCGGCCGCTACTGCATTCCCTCACTGACCACGGTGCGAATTCCCATCCCTGAAATCAGCACCGCTGAGGTGAACAACCTGGTGGACCGGATCGAGGGCAAGCCTTCCGCGTCCATGACACGAGTTCGCACCGAATTGCTCATCCGCGGATCGTCCGGCCCGCCCCGAACGCGGGACGCCCGGAAGACACAGGAGAACACCCCATGA
- a CDS encoding prepilin-type N-terminal cleavage/methylation domain-containing protein — translation MKLFRASRGFTLIELLVVVAIIAVLVSILLPALSQARERARTVLCANQMRQLNLQIVQYAHEYADFFPQSEVGGTFYGYTGGGLPWCTLPLGGEKTWPVNSGLIRCPSVQRTNYSWRSMDIGYNAWLGYPGGSAWSPGYQFVRTSQVDQPSDCALLGDISLSQFSDLLGDGLYRIFEYGSWPSYRHGGQCSFFFVDGHAKPMRMDEAEPLYFVGGWRFAPPMAQPFWWNPW, via the coding sequence ATGAAACTCTTCCGAGCCTCGCGCGGATTCACGCTGATCGAACTGCTGGTCGTCGTGGCGATCATTGCCGTGCTCGTCTCGATCCTGCTGCCGGCCCTGAGCCAGGCCCGTGAGCGGGCCCGGACCGTACTCTGCGCCAACCAGATGCGGCAACTGAACTTACAGATAGTCCAGTACGCCCACGAGTACGCTGACTTCTTCCCCCAAAGTGAAGTCGGCGGGACGTTCTATGGATACACCGGCGGTGGCCTTCCCTGGTGCACCCTTCCGCTGGGTGGAGAGAAGACCTGGCCGGTGAACAGCGGACTGATCCGCTGTCCGTCAGTCCAGCGAACCAACTACAGCTGGCGGAGCATGGACATCGGGTATAACGCCTGGCTGGGATACCCTGGTGGTTCGGCTTGGAGCCCAGGGTATCAGTTCGTGCGAACTTCACAAGTCGATCAGCCGTCCGACTGCGCACTCCTCGGGGACATCTCGCTGTCGCAGTTTAGTGATCTTCTCGGTGACGGCCTCTACCGGATATTCGAATACGGTTCCTGGCCGTCATATCGTCACGGGGGCCAGTGCAGCTTCTTCTTCGTCGATGGTCACGCCAAGCCGATGAGGATGGATGAGGCCGAGCCTCTCTACTTTGTGGGCGGGTGGCGGTTCGCCCCCCCGATGGCCCAGCCGTTCTGGTGGAACCCATGGTGA
- a CDS encoding saccharopine dehydrogenase yields MRMLLLGAGRQGKAVLHDLIHSPDVQSVTCAEVDLPALKTYLAAIKAEKVEPVALDASDPKALRALMARGFDVAIDMLPRQFIRNIGQAAVDCRLHLVNTYYDHDLRDLADAAEEASVSLLPEMGMDPGIDLVLCGEAVRRLDQVTRLVSYGGGFPEPPAIDNPLKYKITWTWEGVLNSYVRDAVIVQDGRETSVPGSEIFSDRFTHTVNVPDLGELEAFPNGNATAYAHKLGIADTVRVSGRYALRWPGHCRLWHALKQLGFLDETPVPGLPGNVTPRQFMVKHLEPRLQYKDSERDIDLIRVEAEGLRNSRRVQLVMQVLDYRDMATGLTAMSRTVGFPAAIAARMIADGTIRRRGLLSPTADVPYQPFIDELRARNITVTEQETATE; encoded by the coding sequence ATGCGAATGCTGCTCCTGGGCGCCGGTCGTCAGGGAAAAGCCGTACTCCACGACCTGATCCATTCCCCCGATGTCCAATCCGTCACCTGCGCTGAAGTCGACCTGCCTGCACTCAAAACGTATCTGGCTGCAATCAAGGCTGAGAAGGTCGAACCCGTCGCCCTCGACGCCTCCGATCCAAAGGCCCTGCGGGCCCTCATGGCCCGCGGTTTCGACGTCGCCATCGACATGCTGCCGCGCCAGTTCATCCGCAACATCGGTCAAGCCGCCGTCGATTGCCGCCTGCATCTGGTTAATACCTATTACGATCACGACCTGCGCGATCTCGCCGACGCCGCCGAAGAGGCCAGCGTATCGCTCCTGCCCGAAATGGGCATGGACCCGGGCATCGACCTGGTCCTCTGCGGCGAAGCCGTCCGGCGGCTCGACCAGGTCACCCGCCTGGTCAGCTACGGTGGCGGTTTTCCCGAACCGCCCGCCATCGACAACCCGCTCAAGTACAAGATCACCTGGACCTGGGAGGGCGTGTTGAACTCCTACGTCCGCGACGCCGTAATCGTCCAGGACGGCCGCGAAACCAGTGTTCCCGGTTCTGAGATATTCTCCGACCGTTTCACCCACACCGTCAACGTGCCCGATCTCGGCGAACTCGAGGCCTTTCCCAACGGCAACGCCACCGCCTACGCCCACAAGCTCGGCATCGCCGACACCGTCCGCGTCTCCGGCCGCTACGCCCTCCGCTGGCCCGGCCACTGCCGGCTCTGGCACGCCCTCAAACAACTCGGCTTCCTCGACGAGACGCCTGTTCCCGGTCTGCCCGGCAACGTGACCCCTCGCCAGTTTATGGTCAAACACCTCGAACCGCGACTCCAGTACAAGGACTCCGAACGCGACATCGACCTGATCCGCGTCGAGGCCGAAGGCCTGCGCAACTCGCGCCGCGTCCAGTTGGTCATGCAAGTTCTCGACTACCGCGACATGGCCACTGGCCTGACCGCCATGAGCCGCACCGTCGGCTTCCCAGCCGCCATCGCCGCCCGCATGATCGCCGACGGCACGATCCGCCGCCGCGGACTCCTCTCGCCGACCGCCGACGTGCCGTATCAACCGTTCATCGATGAACTCCGCGCCCGCAACATCACGGTCACCGAGCAGGAAACGGCCACGGAGTGA
- a CDS encoding prepilin-type N-terminal cleavage/methylation domain-containing protein, with the protein MRAKGFTLIELLVVVAIIAVLVAILLPALSMARENARQVVCKSGMKQLLTGYEFSATDNNSHIPNVPGHYGTYRPDGSTEREYYWPNSYLFYAGTSPWHCLVNYSRLWYQEMVPDVRVFFCPSQDGCSKETRWDPYITGTPRNITYFYVPWPEPQGSYATRYVGDAVYVGGGMPSEEQESRWDRVPPDRYFLLCPNHYRFDRQVSHFGFSDGRVESGYGTRESHGW; encoded by the coding sequence ATGAGAGCCAAGGGCTTCACCCTCATCGAACTGCTGGTCGTTGTGGCGATCATCGCCGTGCTGGTCGCGATCCTGCTGCCGGCGCTGAGCATGGCCAGAGAGAACGCCCGGCAGGTCGTCTGCAAATCGGGCATGAAACAGCTTCTTACGGGATATGAGTTCTCCGCCACGGACAACAACTCGCACATCCCAAACGTGCCGGGCCACTACGGAACGTATCGGCCCGACGGGAGCACGGAAAGGGAGTACTACTGGCCCAACAGCTACCTCTTCTATGCCGGGACAAGCCCCTGGCACTGCCTCGTGAACTATTCGCGCCTCTGGTACCAGGAGATGGTCCCTGACGTCAGAGTCTTCTTCTGTCCGTCTCAGGATGGATGCAGCAAGGAAACGCGGTGGGATCCCTATATAACCGGGACTCCGCGCAATATCACGTATTTCTACGTTCCGTGGCCCGAACCCCAAGGGTCGTACGCCACCCGCTACGTCGGCGATGCGGTCTACGTGGGAGGGGGCATGCCCTCTGAGGAACAGGAATCGCGATGGGACAGAGTTCCGCCTGATCGGTATTTCCTGCTCTGTCCCAATCACTATCGGTTCGATCGCCAGGTCTCGCACTTCGGTTTCAGTGACGGCCGCGTCGAATCGGGCTACGGCACGCGGGAGTCCCACGGTTGGTGA
- a CDS encoding cation transporter, giving the protein MGTPHNHWGFWPAFRTAGAHVHGGGGDRSTVRLIAAIVVNILLTAAQVAGGVLSGSLALIADALHNFSDATALVVALVARRIALRKPDHRRTFGYGRAQIIGAMINLTSLILIAVYLLVEAAQRFFVREPIAGWTVVIVAALALLIDVITAAMVYSLARGSLNIKAVFLHNLTDALASVGVILAGLLIVFFDLYVADLVATVAIAGYILHQSFPVLKQAVTILMESVPDDVDLSELIAAVREVPGVHSIHHVHAWHLDENRKAMEAHIVIDPLNAHDMERTKEAIKQRLVQDFDITHSTLEFEFINPESKDQT; this is encoded by the coding sequence ATGGGTACACCGCACAACCATTGGGGGTTCTGGCCCGCTTTTCGAACCGCCGGCGCGCACGTCCACGGCGGCGGAGGCGACCGAAGCACCGTCCGCCTGATCGCCGCCATCGTCGTCAACATCCTGCTGACCGCCGCCCAGGTGGCAGGGGGGGTGCTCTCCGGATCTCTGGCCCTGATCGCCGACGCCCTGCACAACTTCAGCGACGCCACCGCCCTCGTCGTCGCTCTGGTGGCCCGACGCATCGCCCTCCGCAAACCCGACCACCGCCGCACCTTCGGCTACGGACGGGCCCAGATCATCGGGGCTATGATCAATCTGACCAGCCTGATCCTCATCGCCGTCTACCTGCTCGTCGAGGCCGCCCAGCGGTTCTTCGTCCGCGAGCCCATCGCCGGATGGACCGTCGTCATCGTCGCCGCCCTCGCCCTCCTCATCGACGTCATCACCGCCGCCATGGTCTACAGCCTCGCCCGCGGAAGCCTCAACATCAAAGCCGTCTTCCTCCACAACCTGACCGACGCCCTCGCCTCCGTCGGCGTCATTCTCGCCGGCCTCCTGATCGTCTTCTTCGACCTCTACGTCGCCGACCTGGTCGCCACCGTCGCCATCGCCGGCTACATTCTCCACCAGAGCTTCCCTGTTCTCAAGCAGGCCGTCACCATCCTCATGGAAAGCGTGCCCGACGACGTGGACCTGTCCGAGCTCATTGCGGCGGTTCGGGAGGTCCCCGGCGTCCACTCCATTCACCACGTCCACGCCTGGCATCTCGACGAGAATCGCAAGGCGATGGAGGCCCACATCGTCATCGATCCCCTCAACGCCCACGACATGGAACGCACCAAGGAAGCGATCAAGCAGCGCCTCGTCCAGGACTTCGACATCACCCATTCGACCCTCGAGTTC
- a CDS encoding heavy-metal-associated domain-containing protein, with product MIPETIKNLSGVALLAALAYAIYRARTSSAIEPTTPESSAEQVILSVRGMTCSHCAEAVRHALESVPGVRNARVDLKNKQAAVFGHDLDTNRLTDVVQSLGYEVDGADRTGASA from the coding sequence ATGATCCCGGAGACGATCAAGAACCTCAGTGGCGTCGCCCTCCTGGCCGCCCTGGCCTACGCGATCTACCGCGCCCGAACCTCTTCCGCGATCGAACCGACCACGCCCGAATCCTCAGCCGAGCAGGTCATCCTCTCCGTCCGCGGCATGACCTGCAGCCACTGCGCCGAGGCCGTTCGTCACGCCCTCGAATCCGTACCCGGCGTCCGCAACGCCCGGGTTGACCTCAAGAACAAACAAGCTGCCGTCTTCGGGCATGATCTGGATACCAATCGACTGACCGATGTGGTACAATCGCTCGGGTACGAGGTGGACGGCGCCGACCGCACCGGCGCATCCGCCTGA